From one Diorhabda carinulata isolate Delta chromosome 12, icDioCari1.1, whole genome shotgun sequence genomic stretch:
- the LOC130900226 gene encoding uncharacterized protein LOC130900226: protein MTIKIWATSEDNSIEYMALTADYLEGALGVLRKSFYRQEAASVAVGIAKDDEAMDEIDDFVKTVAKEGVSLIALDKKTNAVCGVAFNKLQAKKTGDEASDFHRLSEICRRPPAKDLIKFMDKADKQTDLFALCEADCLLEIMFLSTLENYGNRGIATKLCEVSVRLAKTLRYDRENVKQDIDGKELDLEPIPEAVCALFTAPRSRRIGRRLNWTIAVTLGYEIFFTNGEPFSKFLPSDNRFTTVEYFII, encoded by the exons ATGACGATCAAAATATGGGCTACCAGTGAAGATA ATTCTATAGAGTACATGGCGCTGACTGCGGATTATCTGGAAGGTGCTTTGGGTGTATTGAGAAAGAGTTTTTATCGACAGGAAGCGGCCAGCGTGGCCGTGGGTATAGCGAAAGACGACGAAGCCATGGACGAAATTGACGATTTCGTAAAAACCGTAGCTAAAGAAGGAGTTTCTCTGATTGCTCTAGATAAAAAAACGAACGCGGTTTGCGGTGTGGCTTTCAATAAACTCCAAGCGAAAAAAACCGGCGACGAAGCCTCGGATTTCCACAGACTATCCGAGATTTGCCGGCGGCCGCCCGCGAAagatttgatcaaatttatggATAAGGCCGACAAGCAAACGGACCTTTTCGCATTATGCGAAGCGGATTGTCTTTtggaaataatgtttttgtcCACGTTGGAGAATTACGGTAACAGGGGAATCGCGACGAAGTTGTGCGAGGTTTCTGTGAGATTGGCGAAAACGTTGAGATACGATAGAGAAAACGTGAAACAAGACATCGACGGGAAGGAATTAGACTTGGAACCGATACCCGAAGCTGTTTGCGCCCTTTTTACCGCTCCTAGATCCCGTAGGATCGGAAGGAGGTTGAATTGGACGATTGCCGTTACTTTGGgctacgaaattttttttactaatggCGAACCTTTTTCGAAATTCCTCCCAAGCGACAATCGATTCACCACGgttgaatatttcattatttga
- the LOC130900227 gene encoding uncharacterized protein LOC130900227 isoform X2, whose amino-acid sequence MTFYNNTQCSVVVATVWRYIYNDYYKPSRSCFYAGQLLDGLNDFIYKFFYCPYILYAPAIIKDHAFPQEMTNIIVMIKNFCLHFDRVIEEPLPDCTVCSGCKMIDILDCAQFSSKSVVSEKADVNGFSAEYNYFFRNSWFVALPMLTNRNMEQSEKQRFMHMRLRRIVLAHTDMFLQQSHYEREELLRPYSDISPPKKPSNNVYTGYGDTGKIFFYYGCMNDGAYNQKFHDDQIEEDSDEEPPNDQLHARNSEENILYRIPHLGFNVQIKVQCPLKYAPLRFLEKCKDALSQNLEDDKEVKTHLKLIFECQGASYTRLPTRFEYTH is encoded by the exons ATGACTTTCTACAATAATACACAG tgTTCAGTAGTTGTTGCTACCGTATGGAGATATATTTACAACGATTATTATAAACCTTCCAGGTCATGTTTTTATGCTGGACAATTACTCGATGGtcttaatgattttatttataaatttttttactgccCTTATATACTTTACGCTCCAGCCATTATTAAAGATCAT GCCTTTCCACAAGAAATGACAAATATAATAGTAATGATAAAGAATTTCTGCTTGCACTTCGACAGAGTAATTGAAGAACCGTTACCTGATTGTACAGTTTGCAGCGGTTGTAAAATGATAGATATTTTAGATTGTGCACAATTTTCTTCGAAATCTGTGGTGTCAGAAAAGGCTGATGTTAATGGATTTTCTGCAGAA tataaCTATTTTTTCCGTAATTCTTGGTTTGTCGCTCTTCCAATGTTAACAAACAGGAATATGGAACAGTCTGAAAAGCAAAGATTTATGCACATGCGCCTCAGAAGGATTGTACTCGCTCATACCGATATGTTTTTACAACAAAGTCACTATGAAAGAGAAGAATTACTCAGACCGTATTCTGACATCAGTCCGCCCAAGAAACCTAGTAACAACGTTTATACAGGGTACGGTGATACCGGGAAAATATTCTTTTACTACGGATGTATGAACGACG gTGCTTATAATCAGAAATTTCACGACGACCAAATCGAAGAGGACAGTGATGAGGAGCCTCCTAACGATCAGTTACACGCGAGAAATTCCGAAGAGAACATTCTCTACCGAATCCCGCATCTCGGGTTCAATGTACAAATCAAAGTTCAATGTCCTTTGAAATATGCTCCACTTcggtttttggaaaaatgtaagGATGCACTCTCGCAAAATTTGGAAGACGATAAGGAAGTGAAAACgcatttgaaattgatttttgaatgcCAGGGAGCGAGTTATACCAGATTACCAACTAGATTCGAATATACgcattga